A window of the Parabacteroides merdae ATCC 43184 genome harbors these coding sequences:
- the yidC gene encoding membrane protein insertase YidC, with amino-acid sequence MDKNTIIGFLLIGIVLIVFTWLNQPTPEQIEAQRRMQDSIARIEYAKQLEQQKELNREAKADDELAGLPDSVRLARLQNTFGVFADAMVGEEGSTVLENELIEVRLANKGGRIGYVRLKKYDNYKGEPLVLFDEKDSKFDFTLVTADNRVVNTGDLYFTPVKGNDRNSITMRLNTGEGSHLDFMYTLKPDDYMLQFSIKGTGLNGVLSPGTTALDLLWQQKITQQEKGRKFEDRYATVYYKFMADDVEYLSETKNDSKQLSNRLKWVAYKDMYFSSILIAGNEGFESTTIDSKMLPEDGSFLKEYKTTTSVPFDLKGNEATDMRFYFGPNQFSLLKSYDDDVEKADQLDLEKIVPLGWGIFRWVNQYFVIPLFNFLGQFIHSYGLLIFLLTVIVKLILFPLTYKSYMSSAKMRVLRPQVEELNAKYPGQDKAVERQRAIMELYSRAGASPMAGCVPMLLQMPILVALFMFFPSAIELRHQSFLWAHDLSTYDAIVSWNTYIPIITPYFGNHISLFCLLMTVTNIIYTKFNMDQTNTGQQQMPGMKAMMYMMPLMMLVFFNQYASGLTYYYFISTLITILQTVIFRYTINEDKLLAKLEENKKKPMKKSGFMKRLEEAQKAQQAQLERQKQQRENNRRR; translated from the coding sequence ATGGATAAAAATACGATAATAGGTTTCCTGCTTATTGGAATTGTCTTAATTGTATTTACTTGGTTGAATCAGCCTACGCCGGAGCAGATAGAAGCACAGCGCCGGATGCAGGATTCGATAGCCCGGATAGAATATGCAAAGCAGCTGGAACAGCAGAAAGAATTGAATAGAGAAGCAAAAGCGGACGACGAACTGGCCGGCTTGCCCGATTCTGTACGGCTTGCCCGTTTACAGAACACGTTTGGCGTTTTCGCCGATGCAATGGTTGGAGAGGAGGGTTCCACTGTTTTGGAAAACGAGCTGATTGAAGTCCGTTTGGCCAATAAGGGAGGGCGTATTGGATATGTCCGCCTGAAAAAATACGATAATTATAAAGGTGAACCTTTAGTGCTTTTCGATGAAAAGGACTCGAAGTTCGATTTTACTTTGGTTACGGCTGATAATCGCGTGGTAAATACCGGTGATTTGTATTTTACCCCTGTAAAAGGAAATGACCGGAACAGTATTACCATGCGTCTGAATACGGGCGAAGGCAGCCATCTGGATTTTATGTATACCTTAAAACCGGACGATTATATGTTGCAGTTCTCCATTAAGGGAACTGGCCTGAATGGTGTACTGTCGCCAGGTACGACTGCATTGGACTTGTTGTGGCAACAAAAAATAACCCAGCAGGAAAAGGGGCGTAAGTTTGAAGACCGTTATGCAACAGTGTACTATAAATTTATGGCCGACGATGTGGAGTACCTGAGCGAAACCAAGAACGACAGCAAACAATTGTCTAACCGGTTGAAATGGGTCGCTTATAAAGACATGTATTTTTCTTCTATCCTGATCGCCGGAAACGAAGGATTCGAGTCGACAACTATCGATTCGAAGATGTTGCCTGAAGACGGTTCTTTCCTGAAAGAGTATAAGACGACGACTTCCGTACCTTTCGACTTGAAGGGTAACGAAGCGACGGATATGCGTTTCTATTTTGGTCCCAATCAGTTCTCTCTGTTGAAATCTTACGATGATGATGTAGAGAAAGCCGACCAACTGGATTTGGAAAAGATCGTTCCGCTGGGATGGGGTATTTTCCGTTGGGTGAACCAGTATTTCGTCATTCCGTTGTTTAATTTCCTCGGACAATTTATTCATAGCTACGGCTTGTTGATCTTCCTGCTGACGGTTATCGTAAAATTGATCCTGTTTCCGTTGACGTATAAGTCTTATATGTCATCGGCCAAAATGCGTGTATTGCGCCCGCAGGTAGAAGAGCTCAATGCTAAATACCCAGGACAGGATAAGGCGGTAGAGCGTCAGCGTGCGATCATGGAACTGTATAGCCGTGCCGGAGCGAGTCCGATGGCAGGATGTGTTCCGATGTTGTTACAGATGCCGATCCTGGTCGCTCTGTTCATGTTCTTTCCGTCGGCTATAGAATTGCGTCACCAGAGTTTCCTTTGGGCACACGACTTGTCTACTTATGATGCGATTGTAAGCTGGAATACATATATTCCTATTATTACACCGTACTTCGGAAATCATATCAGTTTGTTCTGTTTGTTGATGACCGTAACGAACATCATATATACGAAGTTCAATATGGATCAGACGAACACTGGACAGCAGCAGATGCCGGGAATGAAGGCGATGATGTACATGATGCCGCTGATGATGTTGGTATTCTTCAATCAGTATGCATCCGGTTTGACCTACTATTACTTCATCTCCACATTGATCACGATTTTGCAGACTGTAATTTTCCGTTATACGATTAACGAAGATAAGCTGTTGGCCAAGTTGGAAGAAAACAAGAAAAAGCCGATGAAGAAGTCTGGTTTCATGAAACGTTTGGAAGAAGCCCAGAAAGCTCAACAGGCCCAGTTGGAAAGACAGAAACAACAGCGGGAGAATAACCGTCGCCGTTGA
- a CDS encoding helix-turn-helix domain-containing protein, with protein MEKLPLIELAELNKSIIFRDSFQDIFSIADLDGGMDIGDPDSPERFAPMRLNALLMVLTFEGTLEIHLDYVSYIVKPNSFITIMPTHALQLDRIGKDFKGRLLIASKEFLNDCNPGGGNRTQAIANYMEIRKNPCTELEPEETAKLAGSMQVIREKMRERTHFYQKELVQNAFIGFLLDLGNIMLSKKDRLIRPTLSRKEELFEQFLQLLFEHCKEQHVVTFYAEKLFITPQYLSLILKELTGKSANKWIDDALIVEAKILLKAPQATVQQVADILHFSDQSTFGKFFKKHMGISPMEYRKS; from the coding sequence ATGGAAAAACTTCCTTTAATAGAATTGGCGGAACTGAATAAGAGTATTATTTTCCGTGATAGTTTTCAGGATATTTTTTCGATTGCGGATCTGGACGGAGGTATGGATATCGGAGATCCCGACTCGCCTGAGCGTTTTGCTCCGATGCGGTTAAATGCGCTTTTGATGGTGTTGACTTTTGAAGGGACACTTGAAATCCATCTGGATTATGTTTCTTACATTGTCAAACCGAACAGTTTCATAACGATCATGCCTACGCATGCACTCCAACTTGATAGGATCGGTAAAGATTTTAAAGGTCGCTTGCTGATTGCGTCTAAGGAGTTTTTGAACGATTGTAATCCTGGTGGAGGTAACCGGACTCAGGCTATAGCGAACTATATGGAGATCCGTAAGAATCCTTGTACGGAACTGGAACCGGAAGAAACAGCGAAACTGGCCGGTAGCATGCAGGTTATACGGGAGAAGATGAGGGAACGTACTCATTTTTATCAGAAGGAGTTAGTACAGAATGCCTTTATTGGCTTCTTGCTGGACTTAGGGAATATAATGTTAAGCAAGAAAGATCGTTTGATCCGACCGACCCTTTCTCGTAAAGAAGAGCTGTTCGAACAATTCCTGCAATTATTGTTTGAGCATTGTAAAGAGCAGCATGTGGTTACATTCTATGCTGAAAAGTTATTTATTACGCCACAATATCTGTCATTGATCCTGAAGGAGTTGACGGGTAAATCCGCTAATAAGTGGATAGATGATGCCCTGATTGTCGAAGCGAAAATTCTTTTGAAAGCGCCTCAGGCGACTGTCCAGCAGGTGGCGGATATACTTCATTTTTCCGACCAGTCGACTTTTGGAAAATTCTTTAAGAAACATATGGGAATTTCTCCGATGGAGTACCGTAAATCCTGA
- a CDS encoding TetR/AcrR family transcriptional regulator yields the protein MVIKEQIMLTAFDLFSEHGIKNVSMDDIAHNASISKRTLYELFEDKETLLTECINLSYTKMRLSMKRLESEPITALEVALLFYEELMRRPRWFNRKFYDDLKRYPKALQKTEEEKSRFLKKCIKLLSRGAKEGVFQPNINFEIVALLAKEQAKMIRPSKALSNHSVSEVFNTILYTFLRGISTEKGIAILDRYLLKYKQKQLD from the coding sequence ATGGTCATAAAAGAACAAATAATGTTAACGGCATTCGACTTATTTTCGGAACACGGGATCAAGAATGTCAGTATGGATGATATCGCTCATAACGCGAGTATATCCAAACGGACTCTTTATGAGCTCTTCGAAGATAAGGAGACTCTGCTAACAGAATGTATAAACCTGAGTTATACTAAAATGAGGCTATCCATGAAGCGACTTGAATCCGAGCCGATAACAGCCTTAGAAGTCGCTTTGCTTTTTTATGAAGAACTTATGAGACGGCCTCGCTGGTTTAACCGGAAGTTCTATGATGATCTGAAACGTTATCCGAAAGCATTACAAAAAACGGAAGAAGAAAAGTCCCGCTTTTTGAAAAAATGTATAAAACTACTGTCACGAGGGGCTAAAGAAGGTGTTTTTCAACCGAATATTAACTTTGAGATTGTAGCTTTACTGGCGAAAGAGCAGGCAAAAATGATCCGTCCGTCCAAAGCCCTTTCCAACCATTCCGTGTCCGAAGTGTTCAATACGATTCTTTATACCTTCCTTCGGGGAATCTCTACAGAAAAAGGCATTGCCATTTTAGATCGTTACTTGTTGAAATATAAACAGAAGCAATTAGATTGA
- a CDS encoding AlbA family DNA-binding domain-containing protein, with amino-acid sequence MKKMHPIEALIEQGEHQQLDFKFEVSDSKKIARTLSAFANTDGGRLLIGVKDNGNISGVRSEEEYYMIEAASKMYTRPEVPFEATRWEVNGKTVLEVYIAPSPDKPHTAPDKDDKFKAYIRVADENILANEVLVLAWQKKHKPDGTLLKISKPVERLFAYLDDHPHINISQFCRIGRINYYIAKNILSDLLAMNTLQYLVIDKHILYQRVPA; translated from the coding sequence ATGAAGAAGATGCATCCGATAGAAGCGTTGATAGAGCAGGGGGAACACCAACAACTTGATTTTAAATTCGAAGTGAGCGACAGTAAGAAGATTGCGCGTACGCTGAGTGCTTTTGCCAATACCGACGGTGGACGTCTCCTGATCGGTGTGAAAGATAACGGGAATATCTCCGGTGTCCGAAGCGAAGAAGAATATTATATGATTGAAGCGGCCTCCAAGATGTATACCCGCCCGGAAGTCCCCTTTGAGGCGACACGCTGGGAGGTGAACGGCAAAACGGTTCTTGAGGTGTACATCGCCCCCAGTCCGGATAAACCGCATACCGCTCCCGATAAGGATGATAAGTTTAAAGCCTACATAAGGGTCGCCGATGAAAATATTTTGGCAAATGAAGTGTTGGTGCTTGCCTGGCAGAAAAAGCATAAACCGGACGGGACTTTATTGAAGATAAGCAAACCTGTGGAACGTTTGTTTGCTTATCTGGATGATCATCCCCATATCAATATCAGCCAGTTTTGCCGGATCGGGCGGATCAATTATTATATCGCGAAAAACATTCTGAGCGATCTCCTGGCCATGAACACCTTGCAATACCTTGTAATAGACAAGCATATCTTATATCAACGCGTCCCTGCGTAG
- a CDS encoding HdeD family acid-resistance protein yields the protein MKSLNGSVLRCIFAIVLGLVLVLWPEAAVTYLVITIGICFIIPGLFSLLNYFTREKVEGEPSPMFPIDGAGSILFGAWLVIMPQFFVSILMYVLGALLVLAGAQQLISLVSARKWSTVSYVFYIIPSLILITGIMILAYPFGAAANTFVIFGVACLIYGISELINWYKFSKR from the coding sequence ATGAAAAGTTTAAATGGTTCAGTCCTGCGTTGCATATTTGCGATCGTATTGGGACTTGTATTGGTTCTTTGGCCGGAAGCGGCTGTTACTTACTTGGTGATAACGATCGGTATCTGTTTTATCATACCCGGCTTATTCTCGCTCTTAAATTATTTCACCCGTGAAAAAGTAGAAGGAGAGCCGAGTCCAATGTTTCCGATCGACGGAGCAGGCAGTATTCTGTTCGGAGCATGGTTGGTAATCATGCCGCAATTTTTCGTTAGCATATTAATGTATGTTTTAGGGGCTTTACTGGTTCTTGCAGGTGCGCAGCAACTGATTTCACTGGTTTCTGCCCGCAAATGGAGTACCGTTTCCTATGTTTTTTATATCATACCATCCCTGATTTTAATAACAGGGATCATGATCCTCGCCTACCCATTCGGAGCAGCCGCCAACACATTTGTGATTTTCGGAGTTGCTTGCTTGATCTATGGTATTTCCGAATTGATCAACTGGTATAAGTTCAGTAAAAGATAA
- the kdsB gene encoding 3-deoxy-manno-octulosonate cytidylyltransferase — MKFIGIIPARYASTRFPGKPLADLAGKPMIQRVYEQVQNVLDAVCVATDDNRIEAAVQAFGGNVIMTSDQHKSGTDRCYEAYCKIGDGYDVVVNIQGDEPFIQPEQIEILKACFIDDSIQIATLVKPFRPDDDFETTLFNANSPKVVLNKKNEAMYFSRSIIPYMRGRKYTEWLPNHTYYKHIGLYAYRADTLKEITHLPQSPLELAESLEQLRWLENGYKIKVGITQQETIGIDTPEDMEKALAFLKNREYQPTNESASA; from the coding sequence ATGAAGTTTATAGGAATAATTCCTGCACGCTACGCCTCTACCCGCTTTCCGGGGAAGCCACTTGCCGATTTGGCAGGCAAGCCAATGATCCAACGGGTATACGAACAAGTCCAAAATGTGCTTGATGCAGTTTGCGTAGCTACGGACGATAACCGTATAGAAGCAGCCGTCCAAGCTTTCGGCGGCAATGTCATCATGACATCCGACCAACACAAAAGCGGTACGGATCGTTGTTATGAAGCGTATTGTAAAATCGGAGATGGATACGATGTGGTTGTTAACATACAAGGTGACGAACCTTTTATCCAACCGGAACAGATCGAAATACTAAAAGCATGTTTCATTGATGACAGCATCCAAATCGCCACCCTGGTAAAACCATTCCGCCCGGATGATGATTTCGAAACGACCTTATTCAACGCCAATTCACCGAAAGTAGTTTTGAACAAGAAGAATGAGGCTATGTACTTTAGCCGTTCGATCATTCCTTACATGAGAGGCAGGAAATATACCGAATGGCTGCCGAACCATACCTATTACAAACATATCGGGCTATATGCTTACCGCGCCGACACACTCAAAGAAATTACCCATTTACCCCAATCCCCTCTGGAACTGGCTGAAAGCCTGGAACAACTGCGCTGGCTAGAAAACGGCTACAAGATTAAAGTTGGAATTACCCAGCAGGAAACAATCGGTATCGACACGCCAGAGGATATGGAAAAGGCATTGGCCTTCTTGAAAAATAGGGAGTATCAACCGACTAATGAATCGGCATCCGCATAA
- a CDS encoding TolC family protein, whose product MRQIIITKKMMWVVIMLLPSLAFTTVKAQDTLVLDIKKALEIALSENPTVKVANKEIQKKKYAQKGSYAALFPQVSFAADYNRTLKKQVMYMDGFDMGSTEIPGMEDMPNMDEGIEVGRDNNWNLGFNASMPIVNAALWKSLSISAVDVELAIEQARSSKIAMVNQVKKGYYGVLLANDSYRVFKESYDNAMENYLDIKHKFEQGTVAEYDLIRANVTVKNSEPNMLQAENALVLAKWQLKALLGMDLDINIECEGQLTDFEKDLFGDFLSTDTTLANNTDLKQMDLQAKQLEKTLTMQKFDYLPTLSLTGLYQWTAMNNDFKFKDYMWNPYSMVGLSLSIPIFSGGSKFYKIKQTRNSIEQLSLQREDTQRNLQLAIKQYIDNMNTCVKRFDASQKGVEQAERGYMISQKRYDTGAGTLLEMNDSELALTQAKLNFNQAIYDYMVAKADLEKVLGQQEF is encoded by the coding sequence ATGAGACAAATCATAATTACCAAAAAGATGATGTGGGTAGTGATAATGTTACTCCCCTCTCTGGCCTTCACCACCGTAAAAGCTCAAGACACGCTCGTTCTCGATATAAAGAAAGCTCTTGAGATCGCGCTGAGCGAAAATCCCACCGTAAAAGTGGCTAACAAGGAAATCCAGAAAAAAAAATATGCACAGAAAGGTTCATATGCCGCCCTATTTCCCCAAGTAAGTTTTGCTGCCGACTATAATCGAACTTTGAAAAAACAGGTGATGTATATGGACGGCTTCGACATGGGAAGTACCGAAATACCAGGCATGGAAGACATGCCGAATATGGATGAAGGGATCGAAGTAGGACGTGATAATAACTGGAATCTCGGTTTCAACGCCTCTATGCCGATTGTCAACGCCGCTCTTTGGAAAAGCCTAAGCATCTCAGCTGTCGATGTGGAATTGGCTATCGAACAGGCACGTTCTTCCAAAATTGCTATGGTCAACCAGGTAAAGAAAGGGTATTACGGCGTGCTTCTTGCCAACGATTCATACCGCGTATTTAAGGAAAGCTATGACAACGCAATGGAAAATTACCTGGATATCAAGCATAAGTTCGAACAGGGAACCGTTGCCGAATATGACCTGATACGCGCCAATGTTACCGTAAAGAACAGCGAACCCAATATGTTGCAGGCAGAAAACGCATTAGTTCTTGCCAAATGGCAATTGAAAGCATTATTAGGCATGGATCTGGACATAAATATCGAATGTGAAGGACAATTGACCGACTTTGAAAAAGATCTATTCGGCGATTTTCTTTCCACAGACACAACCCTGGCTAATAATACAGATTTGAAACAGATGGATTTGCAAGCCAAGCAACTGGAAAAGACACTGACCATGCAAAAGTTCGATTATCTGCCGACACTATCGCTCACTGGACTATATCAGTGGACAGCCATGAACAACGACTTCAAGTTCAAAGACTATATGTGGAACCCCTACTCGATGGTCGGCTTATCACTCTCTATTCCTATCTTCTCAGGCGGCAGCAAGTTCTATAAGATCAAACAAACAAGAAATTCGATCGAACAGTTGAGCCTGCAAAGAGAGGATACACAGCGAAACCTGCAACTGGCAATCAAGCAGTATATAGATAATATGAATACCTGCGTCAAACGTTTCGACGCTTCACAAAAGGGAGTAGAGCAAGCCGAACGGGGATATATGATCTCACAGAAACGATACGACACAGGAGCCGGGACTCTGTTAGAAATGAACGATTCGGAATTAGCATTGACACAGGCCAAACTGAATTTCAACCAAGCTATTTACGACTATATGGTAGCAAAAGCTGACTTGGAAAAGGTATTAGGCCAGCAAGAGTTTTAA
- a CDS encoding cation:proton antiporter, with protein MSQIPSLISDLAVILISAGLVTLLFKWLKQPVVLGYIVAGILAGPSITQIPTVTNIESIRIWADIGVIFLLFALGLDFSFKKLMKVGGTAVIGAITIVIGMMTLGYTTGLSLGWGHMNSLFLGGMLSMSSTTIIFKAFDDMGLRNQRFAGVVFGILVVEDLFAVLLMVLLSTLAVSKHVEGMELLNSVIKLGVFLLFCFVIGIYLIPSFLKKARTFLNDETLLIVSLGLCLGMVIIATKAGFSSALGAFVMGSILAETIDAEHIEHIIKPVKDLFGAIFFVSVGMLIDPALLWEYKIPILILTLVVMTGQILFASFGVLLSGQPVKIAIQSGFSLAQIGEFAFIIASLGLSLGVTDNFLYPIVVAVSVVTTFFTPYMIRMAEPACRVADRIIPKSWMKFLERYSSGSNTIHQKSAWNKLLKALIRIVGTYTAVTLVLIFIWLQFIAPFIMKELPGIRGAGISLVLILLLIAPMLRAIMMKKNHSAEFQQLWLDSKYNRGPLVSLVILRIILCIGLVMLPVARLLNATVGIVLAIAATVIVIVILSKRLKRQSILMERHFFSNLSARELENERKAPINQRFANHLLERDLHLADFEVKQNSPSMGKTLKELNFRQKCNVNIVTIIRGEQRINIPGGEERLYPFDKLVVVGADVDLEHFRQYLVERYKKAQTDKEQTTHEVNMEQFTIAEGSHLIGRTILESGIRDRSACLVIGIERGSSSIKNPSPSTVFEEGDIVWIVGEHEKVVQLSEGKTVNN; from the coding sequence ATGTCTCAAATACCTTCTCTTATATCGGATCTTGCTGTCATACTGATTTCAGCGGGATTGGTCACCTTGCTTTTCAAATGGTTAAAGCAACCGGTCGTACTCGGATATATCGTAGCCGGAATTCTTGCCGGTCCGTCTATCACGCAAATACCGACTGTCACGAATATAGAAAGTATCCGTATCTGGGCGGATATAGGCGTAATCTTCCTCTTATTCGCTTTAGGACTCGACTTTAGTTTCAAAAAGCTGATGAAAGTCGGCGGAACAGCTGTGATCGGAGCTATTACCATCGTGATAGGCATGATGACACTTGGCTATACTACCGGATTATCTTTAGGTTGGGGACATATGAACAGCCTTTTCCTCGGGGGAATGCTTTCCATGTCGTCTACAACCATTATTTTCAAAGCGTTCGACGATATGGGACTACGCAATCAGAGGTTTGCCGGAGTGGTCTTCGGAATCCTTGTTGTCGAAGATCTGTTTGCCGTTTTACTAATGGTTTTACTGTCTACATTGGCAGTCAGTAAACACGTAGAGGGAATGGAACTGCTCAACAGTGTGATCAAACTGGGAGTCTTTTTGCTTTTCTGTTTTGTTATCGGCATTTATCTAATCCCCTCTTTTCTAAAAAAAGCCAGGACTTTCCTGAATGACGAGACCTTGTTGATCGTCAGCCTGGGATTATGCCTCGGAATGGTTATCATTGCTACGAAAGCTGGTTTTTCTTCCGCTTTGGGAGCTTTCGTCATGGGATCTATCTTGGCAGAAACCATTGATGCGGAACATATCGAACATATTATCAAACCAGTAAAAGATCTTTTTGGAGCCATATTCTTTGTCTCTGTCGGGATGTTGATCGATCCGGCATTGCTGTGGGAATACAAAATTCCGATCCTGATTCTCACGTTGGTCGTAATGACCGGACAAATATTATTTGCCAGCTTCGGGGTCTTGCTTTCTGGACAACCGGTCAAGATTGCCATACAATCTGGTTTTTCTCTCGCTCAAATAGGCGAATTTGCTTTTATCATTGCATCGTTGGGGCTGTCATTAGGGGTAACCGATAATTTCCTCTATCCTATTGTCGTAGCGGTTTCAGTTGTCACGACTTTCTTTACGCCTTACATGATTCGTATGGCAGAACCTGCATGCCGGGTTGCCGACCGGATCATACCGAAGTCATGGATGAAATTTCTCGAACGTTATTCTTCCGGTTCCAATACCATACATCAGAAAAGCGCCTGGAATAAACTGTTGAAGGCGCTGATCCGCATAGTCGGCACTTATACAGCCGTTACCCTTGTCCTGATCTTTATCTGGCTTCAGTTCATAGCTCCTTTTATCATGAAAGAACTTCCGGGCATACGGGGAGCGGGCATCTCACTCGTTCTGATCCTGCTACTAATAGCTCCCATGCTGCGTGCGATCATGATGAAGAAGAACCATTCCGCCGAATTCCAACAATTATGGCTGGACAGCAAGTACAACCGGGGGCCATTGGTTTCATTGGTCATTTTGCGTATTATATTATGTATCGGCCTAGTCATGCTGCCCGTCGCCCGTTTGTTGAATGCTACAGTCGGTATCGTACTGGCGATCGCAGCAACCGTCATCGTTATTGTCATTTTATCCAAACGGCTGAAAAGACAATCCATCCTGATGGAACGACATTTTTTCAGTAACCTCTCCGCACGAGAATTGGAGAACGAGCGGAAAGCTCCGATCAACCAACGGTTTGCCAACCACCTACTGGAACGCGACCTTCATTTAGCCGATTTTGAAGTAAAGCAGAACTCCCCCAGCATGGGAAAAACCTTGAAGGAACTCAACTTCCGCCAGAAATGCAATGTCAACATCGTAACGATCATTCGGGGAGAACAGCGGATTAATATTCCCGGAGGAGAAGAACGTCTCTATCCATTTGACAAATTGGTAGTAGTCGGTGCAGATGTCGATCTTGAACATTTCCGCCAATATCTGGTCGAGCGATATAAAAAGGCCCAAACCGACAAGGAGCAGACGACGCATGAAGTCAATATGGAACAATTCACCATCGCCGAAGGATCCCATCTGATCGGGCGTACAATTCTGGAATCAGGCATACGGGACAGGTCTGCCTGTCTGGTCATCGGTATCGAACGAGGTTCCTCTTCCATCAAAAACCCATCTCCTTCAACTGTTTTTGAAGAGGGGGATATTGTATGGATTGTTGGAGAACATGAAAAAGTCGTTCAGTTAAGCGAAGGAAAAACGGTGAACAATTGA
- a CDS encoding CTP synthase, protein MADTKYIFVTGGVVSSLGKGIIAASLGKLLQARGYKVTIQKFDPYINIDPGTLNPYEHGECYVTVDGHEADLDLGHYERFLNVQTTRANNITTGRIYQSVINKERKGDYLGKTVQVVPHITDEIKRNVKLLGNKYKFDFVITEIGGTVGDIESLPFIESVRQLKWELGKNCICVHLTYVPYIAAAKEYKTKPTQHSVKQLQELGIQPDVLVLRTEHELSANLLSKVALFCNVAQDAVIQSIDVPTIYEVPLVLQRQKMDEVILRKVGLEVGPTPEMKPWHQFLQRKVDATETVRIGLVGKYVELQDAYKSIDESLLQAAIYNDRKLDLHLFHSEKLNDGNAAELLKDMDGILIAPGFGQRGIEGKFAALKYARENDVPCLGICLGMQCMVIEFARNVMGLAEANSTEMEPNTPYKVIDLMEEQKNVTNMGGSMRLGAYDCILKKGSKAYEAYGQTHIQERHRHRFEFNSEYRDKFEAAGMMCVGENPESNLVEVVEIPALKWFVGVQFHPEYNSTVVNPNPLFVSFVKAAVENKK, encoded by the coding sequence GTGGCAGATACAAAGTACATCTTCGTTACGGGCGGCGTGGTCTCTTCATTGGGTAAGGGAATTATTGCCGCATCATTGGGTAAACTACTTCAGGCAAGAGGTTATAAAGTTACCATTCAGAAATTTGATCCCTATATCAATATCGATCCAGGTACGTTGAACCCATACGAACATGGGGAATGCTATGTTACCGTAGACGGACATGAAGCGGATTTGGATCTCGGACACTACGAGCGTTTCTTGAATGTTCAGACGACCCGTGCAAATAATATCACTACAGGCCGCATTTATCAGAGCGTTATTAACAAAGAACGTAAAGGGGATTACTTGGGAAAGACTGTGCAGGTGGTGCCTCATATCACGGACGAGATCAAGCGCAATGTGAAATTGCTGGGAAATAAATACAAATTTGATTTCGTGATCACTGAAATTGGAGGTACGGTCGGTGATATCGAATCTCTTCCGTTTATCGAAAGCGTGCGCCAGTTGAAATGGGAATTGGGAAAGAATTGTATATGCGTACATCTTACTTATGTACCTTATATCGCGGCTGCAAAAGAATACAAGACCAAACCGACACAGCATTCTGTAAAACAACTGCAGGAGCTGGGTATTCAGCCAGATGTTCTGGTATTGCGTACTGAACATGAATTGAGTGCCAATTTGTTAAGTAAAGTGGCCCTTTTCTGTAATGTAGCACAGGATGCCGTCATACAGTCTATTGATGTTCCGACGATTTACGAAGTTCCATTGGTATTGCAGCGCCAGAAGATGGACGAGGTGATCCTGCGTAAGGTCGGACTGGAAGTCGGACCGACACCCGAGATGAAGCCTTGGCATCAGTTCTTGCAACGTAAGGTTGATGCTACTGAAACTGTAAGGATCGGCTTAGTCGGTAAATATGTCGAACTGCAGGATGCTTATAAGTCGATCGACGAATCTCTGTTGCAGGCCGCTATTTATAATGATCGTAAGTTGGATTTGCATTTGTTCCATTCTGAAAAACTGAATGATGGTAATGCCGCCGAATTGTTGAAAGATATGGACGGAATCCTGATTGCTCCGGGATTTGGACAGCGTGGTATTGAAGGAAAATTTGCTGCATTGAAATATGCTCGTGAAAACGATGTCCCTTGCCTGGGTATTTGTTTGGGTATGCAGTGCATGGTGATTGAATTTGCCCGTAATGTAATGGGACTGGCGGAAGCCAACTCGACAGAAATGGAACCAAATACCCCATATAAAGTGATCGACCTGATGGAAGAGCAGAAGAACGTAACCAATATGGGCGGTTCTATGCGTCTGGGAGCATACGACTGTATATTGAAGAAAGGGTCTAAGGCTTATGAAGCGTATGGACAGACACACATCCAGGAGCGCCATCGACATCGTTTTGAATTTAATAGCGAATATCGTGATAAGTTCGAGGCAGCCGGCATGATGTGTGTAGGTGAAAATCCGGAATCGAACTTGGTTGAAGTCGTTGAGATTCCTGCATTGAAATGGTTTGTGGGGGTTCAGTTCCATCCGGAATATAACAGCACGGTCGTTAATCCTAATCCTCTTTTCGTTAGCTTTGTAAAAGCTGCAGTTGAAAATAAAAAATAA